One part of the Verrucomicrobiota bacterium genome encodes these proteins:
- a CDS encoding DnaB-like helicase C-terminal domain-containing protein: MPSSLEAEEGVVSCLFRDPKGLIPGALADMPPGVFHHFAVRTVFEAVCAVFEKKSACDLLLVTQALMDAGKLDDAGGAGEVTRLATLEPDTANYAHYVAILREKHKLREAVGIAQRMLGAIHGPDCQWRTVLEEASGALMDLQREGSQDRLRSAKTVAMEAMQELEGRMSSRGSVTKGLPTGLAEIDRALQGLSPGDLVTIAATPGSGKSSLALNIVAHITGLNPQAGVMMFPMEMPDRDVMIRGLMCGAGVNLTKAHTGMFSEGELKRVLQSGAQWASRRVWFDDSPSVTHHHIMARCRQVASQCPLDLVVVDHLHRMAGRPGQEDQWAIAENVQGLKNLALELRVPVLLLCQLKKIERPGGRPTVGDLKGTNKIYEESDKILLLHRPRYWAMQNGKKGEDGEPLEDDGICEVNIAKNRNGPVGEVKVKFLGEFTKFGDLEGDRMYG; the protein is encoded by the coding sequence ATGCCGTCTTCGCTGGAGGCGGAGGAGGGGGTGGTGAGCTGCTTGTTCCGCGATCCGAAAGGGTTGATTCCCGGGGCGCTGGCGGATATGCCGCCGGGGGTGTTCCATCACTTTGCGGTGCGGACGGTGTTCGAGGCGGTGTGTGCTGTCTTTGAGAAAAAGTCGGCCTGTGATCTCCTGCTGGTGACGCAGGCGCTCATGGACGCGGGCAAGCTGGATGACGCGGGCGGTGCGGGTGAGGTGACTCGCTTGGCTACGCTGGAGCCGGACACGGCGAACTACGCGCACTACGTGGCAATTCTGCGGGAGAAGCACAAGCTGCGCGAGGCCGTGGGGATTGCTCAGCGCATGTTGGGGGCGATTCATGGTCCGGATTGCCAATGGCGGACGGTGTTGGAGGAGGCGAGCGGGGCGTTGATGGACCTCCAGCGGGAAGGGAGTCAGGATCGGCTGCGTTCGGCGAAGACGGTGGCGATGGAGGCGATGCAGGAGCTGGAAGGCCGCATGAGCTCGCGGGGTTCGGTGACGAAAGGGTTGCCGACGGGCTTGGCGGAGATCGACCGGGCGCTGCAGGGACTGTCTCCGGGCGACTTGGTGACGATTGCGGCGACGCCGGGGAGCGGGAAGTCATCGCTCGCGCTGAATATCGTGGCCCACATCACGGGTCTCAATCCGCAGGCGGGGGTTATGATGTTTCCGATGGAGATGCCGGATCGGGATGTGATGATTCGAGGGCTGATGTGTGGGGCGGGGGTCAATTTGACGAAGGCGCACACGGGCATGTTTTCAGAGGGTGAGTTGAAGCGGGTGCTGCAGTCGGGGGCGCAATGGGCGTCGCGACGAGTGTGGTTCGATGATTCGCCGAGCGTGACGCACCACCACATCATGGCGCGGTGTCGGCAGGTGGCGAGTCAGTGCCCTTTGGACTTGGTGGTGGTGGATCATTTGCACCGGATGGCGGGTCGCCCAGGGCAGGAGGATCAATGGGCGATAGCGGAGAACGTGCAGGGGCTAAAGAATCTGGCGTTGGAATTGCGGGTGCCGGTGCTGCTGCTCTGCCAGCTCAAGAAAATTGAGCGTCCAGGGGGTCGCCCGACGGTGGGGGATTTGAAGGGCACGAACAAGATTTACGAGGAGAGCGACAAGATCCTTTTGCTTCATCGACCTCGCTATTGGGCGATGCAGAATGGGAAAAAGGGCGAGGATGGTGAACCGTTGGAGGATGATGGCATCTGCGAGGTGAATATCGCAAAGAACCGGAATGGTCCGGTGGGGGAAGTGAAGGTGAAGTTTTTGGGAGAGTTTACCAAGTTTGGGGATCTGGAAGGGGACCGAATGTATGGGTGA
- a CDS encoding DHHA1 domain-containing protein, with translation MKTTILYHQNCLDGFGAAMVALLNFRSEGEVRLVPWQYQTPCPVLDEMVFERVVVLDVSGDRDEMEALAHRSVEMWWLDHHAISASTTRAAVGGGAKVVLSSTDATCVLAWKTFFPESNWIPPVLRHVQDYDLWLFDLRGTREVCERLRLLGWVESAWLELLSDEGDEVERLENEGRLLVAARDNEVERIAKNVAVQARLRLAMVNSTVWPNEVAELVLDLHEEVDVVGVWYARRGLVKWSLRARKNTVPVNELAAIFGGGGHACAAGCVMECTPMAHDLRLSDALETLQEKGGLTA, from the coding sequence ATGAAAACTACAATTCTTTATCACCAAAACTGCCTAGACGGGTTCGGCGCGGCTATGGTGGCTCTGTTGAACTTTCGCTCGGAAGGGGAGGTGCGGCTGGTGCCGTGGCAGTATCAGACGCCTTGCCCGGTTTTGGACGAGATGGTGTTTGAGCGGGTGGTAGTGCTGGATGTCTCGGGCGACAGAGACGAGATGGAGGCGCTGGCGCACCGCTCTGTTGAAATGTGGTGGTTGGATCATCATGCGATTAGTGCCAGCACAACAAGGGCCGCCGTAGGAGGTGGGGCGAAGGTGGTGTTATCCAGCACAGACGCGACCTGTGTTTTGGCGTGGAAGACGTTTTTCCCGGAGTCGAATTGGATTCCGCCGGTGTTGCGCCATGTCCAAGACTACGATCTCTGGCTTTTTGATCTGCGGGGTACGCGGGAAGTTTGCGAGCGGCTGCGGTTGCTGGGCTGGGTGGAGTCTGCCTGGTTGGAACTGTTGTCTGACGAGGGGGATGAGGTGGAGCGCTTGGAGAATGAGGGGCGTTTGCTGGTGGCGGCCAGAGATAACGAGGTGGAGCGGATCGCCAAAAACGTGGCGGTGCAGGCTCGCCTTCGGCTGGCAATGGTGAACTCCACAGTCTGGCCGAATGAGGTGGCGGAGCTTGTGCTGGATCTGCACGAGGAGGTCGATGTGGTAGGGGTGTGGTATGCCCGCCGGGGCTTGGTAAAGTGGTCGCTTCGAGCGCGAAAGAATACCGTGCCAGTCAATGAACTTGCGGCGATTTTTGGAGGGGGTGGCCATGCTTGTGCGGCCGGCTGCGTCATGGAATGCACGCCGATGGCTCATGATTTACGGCTGAGCGATGCGCTGGAGACGCTGCAGGAGAAAGGAGGGCTGACTGCATGA
- a CDS encoding NYN domain-containing protein, which translates to MKTILYIDGFNLYYGALRKTPFRWLDPIRLARQAFPKNRIVGTKYFSAKVDPAIGDPQAPVRQAIYWRALKTLPLLEIIEGQFRTRRSWAKVASPPPEKIEVLKNEEKGSDVNLASYLLLDAFQNKFQAAIVISGDSDLFTPIRMVKDQLSKPVGVLNSQRLSGPHKPKERKNAGLRRAASFYKKGVTWAQLERSQFPDSLRDKTGPMKKPSKW; encoded by the coding sequence TTGAAGACCATTCTCTACATCGATGGCTTCAATCTTTACTACGGAGCCTTGAGAAAGACGCCTTTCCGATGGCTGGACCCCATTCGCTTGGCAAGACAGGCCTTCCCTAAAAACAGGATCGTCGGGACCAAGTATTTTTCGGCCAAGGTCGATCCAGCGATTGGCGATCCTCAAGCTCCGGTGAGGCAGGCGATCTATTGGCGTGCCTTGAAAACCTTGCCTCTTTTGGAGATTATTGAGGGGCAATTCCGAACACGTCGTAGCTGGGCCAAGGTTGCCTCACCTCCGCCCGAGAAAATCGAGGTCCTCAAAAACGAGGAAAAAGGATCGGACGTGAACCTCGCCTCCTATCTGCTTCTGGATGCCTTCCAGAACAAGTTCCAGGCGGCCATTGTCATTTCGGGAGATTCCGACCTCTTCACTCCGATTCGCATGGTAAAAGATCAGTTAAGCAAGCCAGTAGGGGTTCTCAATTCTCAGCGGCTTTCGGGACCCCACAAGCCCAAAGAAAGAAAGAACGCGGGCCTTAGACGTGCGGCGAGCTTTTACAAAAAGGGCGTCACGTGGGCCCAACTTGAGAGGTCTCAGTTTCCAGATTCTTTACGGGACAAAACGGGGCCCATGAAAAAACCAAGCAAATGGTGA
- a CDS encoding NAD(P)/FAD-dependent oxidoreductase — protein sequence MKTYDYVILGGGSAGYAAARTAVGLGMETAVIEGGEPMGGLCILRGCMPSKTLIESANRALSIRHARDFGLRAEDYQVHPKEVRDRKRALIADFAGYRQEQLQSGKFDLVRGRGTFLDEHRLRVAPLDGSPAWVMGARAVLIATGSRPRLLEIPGLEEVGYWLSDDVLDAEVYPERIAILGGGAIALEMAHFFDGIGKEVSLIQRSPRFLREFDPEISEALLESFRERGMQVFSGTTLQGFEKTEGGKKVIFEQAAERKEIEVDEILLSVGRLPESRGLQMEAAGLAMNSHWVQTGPDQRTGRAHVFAAGDVCGPLEVVHLAIEQAERATRNAARQLGKLGGEAEEMSYRLKLFGIFTSPEMALVGRSEEEARDEGIPVVAARYPFDDHGKSLVMGETSGMVKLIAHRETGEILGGQVVGPHGVELIHEIVVAMRFRATAQQLATTPHYHPTLAEIWTYPAEELAEATQG from the coding sequence ATGAAGACTTATGATTATGTCATTCTGGGGGGAGGAAGTGCCGGCTACGCGGCCGCCCGGACCGCGGTCGGGCTGGGGATGGAGACGGCTGTCATTGAGGGCGGGGAGCCCATGGGAGGGCTCTGCATCCTCCGGGGATGCATGCCGAGCAAAACCTTGATTGAATCGGCCAACCGAGCGCTCTCGATCCGTCACGCGAGAGACTTTGGCTTGCGGGCCGAGGACTACCAGGTGCATCCAAAAGAAGTCCGAGATCGCAAGCGGGCTTTGATCGCCGACTTTGCGGGCTATCGCCAAGAGCAGTTGCAATCGGGGAAGTTCGATCTGGTGCGTGGGCGCGGCACGTTTCTGGATGAACACAGGCTGCGTGTGGCTCCCCTGGATGGATCGCCTGCTTGGGTGATGGGCGCGAGGGCGGTCCTGATTGCGACGGGCTCTCGCCCTCGTTTGTTGGAGATTCCTGGTCTGGAAGAGGTGGGGTATTGGCTGAGTGATGATGTCTTGGACGCAGAAGTGTATCCGGAGAGGATCGCGATTTTGGGTGGAGGGGCCATCGCTTTAGAGATGGCCCATTTTTTCGATGGGATTGGCAAGGAGGTCTCTCTCATCCAGCGCAGTCCTCGTTTTTTGCGCGAATTTGACCCGGAGATTTCAGAGGCCCTGCTGGAGAGCTTTCGAGAGCGGGGGATGCAGGTGTTTTCCGGCACGACCTTGCAGGGGTTTGAGAAAACCGAAGGGGGCAAGAAAGTGATCTTCGAGCAGGCTGCGGAGCGGAAGGAAATCGAGGTCGATGAGATCCTGCTTTCAGTGGGTCGCCTTCCCGAGAGCCGCGGCCTCCAGATGGAGGCGGCCGGGCTGGCCATGAATTCTCATTGGGTCCAAACCGGTCCGGACCAGCGGACCGGTCGGGCGCATGTTTTTGCGGCAGGCGATGTCTGTGGTCCCTTGGAGGTGGTGCACCTGGCGATTGAGCAAGCGGAACGGGCGACGCGCAATGCAGCCCGCCAGCTGGGGAAACTCGGGGGAGAGGCGGAGGAGATGAGCTACCGCTTGAAGCTCTTCGGCATCTTCACCAGTCCCGAGATGGCGCTCGTGGGAAGGAGTGAAGAGGAAGCGCGGGACGAAGGGATTCCGGTCGTGGCAGCCCGTTACCCCTTCGACGATCACGGCAAGAGCCTGGTCATGGGAGAGACCTCGGGGATGGTCAAGCTGATCGCTCACCGAGAAACGGGAGAGATTCTGGGAGGGCAGGTGGTCGGCCCGCACGGAGTCGAACTCATCCATGAAATCGTGGTGGCCATGCGCTTCCGGGCCACGGCGCAGCAGCTGGCGACCACGCCCCATTACCATCCGACCTTAGCGGAAATTTGGACCTATCCGGCGGAGGAGTTGGCGGAAGCCACCCAAGGATGA